One segment of Natronosalvus halobius DNA contains the following:
- the ilvN gene encoding acetolactate synthase small subunit has protein sequence MTDRRGLEGPAPGERPAPAGKRNELGIRVDPEVEAARPPRRTVISALVEHEPGVLSDVSGLFSRRQFNIESLTVGPTEDEAHARMTIVVEEPDPGIEQAKKQLRKLIPVIAVRELEPDAMRRELALVKVNATRPDRVAAVAEMYGGKTVDASPETATIEITGSRQKIDAAIDSFSQFGIREISRTGTTAMARGTDDTAAEQTKAQPADQRHTVPADDD, from the coding sequence GTGACTGACCGACGCGGACTCGAGGGCCCCGCTCCCGGCGAACGGCCGGCCCCGGCGGGCAAGCGCAACGAACTCGGCATCCGGGTCGATCCGGAAGTCGAGGCTGCGCGCCCGCCGCGACGGACCGTCATCTCGGCGCTCGTCGAACACGAACCCGGCGTGCTCTCGGACGTCTCGGGGCTGTTTTCGAGGCGACAGTTCAACATCGAGAGCCTCACCGTCGGCCCCACGGAGGACGAGGCCCACGCACGCATGACGATCGTCGTCGAGGAGCCCGATCCCGGCATCGAACAGGCGAAAAAACAGCTCCGGAAGCTGATTCCGGTGATCGCGGTTCGCGAACTCGAGCCCGACGCGATGCGTCGCGAACTGGCGCTCGTGAAGGTGAACGCGACGCGACCGGACCGGGTCGCCGCCGTCGCGGAGATGTACGGCGGGAAGACCGTCGACGCCAGCCCGGAGACGGCGACGATCGAGATCACCGGTTCGCGCCAGAAGATCGACGCGGCCATCGACTCGTTCAGCCAGTTTGGCATCCGCGAGATTTCCCGCACGGGAACGACCGCGATGGCTCGCGGGACCGACGATACGGCCGCCGAGCAGACGAAAGCACAGCCAGCCGACCAGCGACACACCGTTCCAGCAGACGATGACTGA
- the ilvC gene encoding ketol-acid reductoisomerase, whose product MTDDTHTHTDADADADADDTFTTNIYYGEDADSSSLEDKTVAVLGYGSQGHAHALNLHDSGFDVVVGLREDSSSWAQAEDDGLRVTTPDDATAEADVIMFLVPDTIQPAVFEAVEDGLEEGNTVMFAHGFNIHYNQIQPPEYVDVTMAAPKGPGHIVRRDYENGGGTPALIAVYQDYTGDAKEEALAYAQGIGATRAGVVETTFREEVESDLFGEQAVLCGGVTSLVKHGFETLIDAGYAPEMAYFECLNELKLIVDLMYEDGIGGMWYSVSDTAEYGGLTRGDRIVDDSVRENMEEVLEEVQSGAFAREWINENQAGRPSYTQLKRHDEEHEIESIGAPLRDLFEWEDDSSENEPAEVPADD is encoded by the coding sequence ATGACTGACGACACTCACACTCACACCGACGCAGACGCAGACGCAGATGCAGACGACACGTTTACGACGAACATCTACTACGGCGAGGACGCCGATTCCAGCTCCCTCGAGGATAAGACAGTAGCCGTCCTCGGCTACGGCAGCCAGGGCCACGCCCACGCACTGAACCTGCACGACAGCGGGTTCGACGTCGTGGTCGGCCTCCGCGAGGATTCGAGTTCCTGGGCGCAAGCCGAGGACGACGGCCTGCGGGTGACGACGCCCGACGACGCCACCGCGGAAGCCGACGTGATCATGTTCCTCGTCCCCGACACTATCCAGCCCGCGGTCTTCGAAGCCGTCGAGGACGGCCTCGAGGAGGGGAACACGGTCATGTTCGCCCACGGGTTCAACATTCACTACAATCAGATTCAGCCACCCGAGTACGTGGACGTCACGATGGCCGCCCCGAAGGGCCCGGGTCACATCGTGCGCCGCGACTACGAGAACGGTGGCGGCACGCCGGCGCTGATCGCGGTCTACCAGGACTACACAGGCGACGCCAAGGAGGAGGCCCTGGCCTACGCCCAGGGCATCGGCGCCACCCGCGCGGGCGTCGTCGAGACGACGTTCCGCGAGGAGGTCGAGTCGGACCTCTTCGGCGAGCAGGCCGTCCTCTGTGGCGGCGTTACCTCGCTGGTCAAACACGGCTTCGAGACACTGATCGACGCGGGTTACGCCCCCGAGATGGCCTACTTCGAGTGCCTGAACGAACTCAAACTGATCGTCGACCTGATGTACGAAGACGGGATCGGCGGCATGTGGTACTCCGTGAGCGACACGGCGGAGTACGGCGGCCTGACCCGCGGCGACCGCATCGTCGACGACTCCGTGCGCGAGAACATGGAGGAAGTACTCGAGGAGGTTCAAAGCGGTGCGTTCGCCCGCGAGTGGATCAACGAGAACCAGGCCGGACGCCCCTCCTACACCCAGTTGAAGCGCCACGACGAGGAACACGAGATCGAATCGATCGGCGCGCCCCTGCGCGACCTCTTCGAGTGGGAGGACGACTCGAGCGAGAACGAACCGGCGGAGGTGCCGGCGGACGACTGA
- the leuC gene encoding 3-isopropylmalate dehydratase large subunit: protein MSEGTLYDKVWDRHAVTRLPTGQDQLFVGLHLIHEVTSPQAFGMLRERDLEVAYPDLTHATVDHIVPTSSKERPYADTAAEEMMAELEENVRESGIEFSHPDTGEQGIVHVIGPEQGLTQPGTTIVCGDSHTSTHGAFGALAFGIGTSQIRDVLATGTVAMEKQKVRKIEVTGELAEGVEAKDVILEIIRRLGTEGGVGYVYEYAGEAIENLDMEGRMSICNMSIEGGARAGYVNPDETTYEWLEGRKRVPEGEAFEERKAYWESIRSDDDAEYDDVVTIDGSELEPVVTWGTTPGQGVGVTEPIPEPEDLPADKVETARRAQEHMRVEPGDTMEGYPIDVAFLGSCTNARLPDLRRAARLVKGRTVDPDVRAMVVPGSQQVKQAAEEEGLDEIFTDAGFDWRGAGCSMCLGMNEDQLEGDEACASSSNRNFVGRQGSKDGRTVLMNPRMVVAAAINGEVTDVRAIKEVTVNE, encoded by the coding sequence ATGAGCGAGGGAACGCTCTACGACAAGGTCTGGGACCGCCACGCGGTCACCCGCCTGCCCACCGGCCAGGACCAGCTGTTCGTCGGCCTCCACCTCATTCACGAGGTGACGAGCCCGCAAGCGTTCGGGATGCTCCGTGAGCGTGACCTCGAGGTCGCCTACCCGGACCTGACCCACGCGACGGTCGATCACATCGTGCCGACATCGAGCAAGGAGCGCCCGTACGCCGACACGGCGGCCGAGGAGATGATGGCCGAACTCGAGGAGAACGTTCGCGAGTCGGGTATCGAGTTCTCTCACCCCGATACGGGCGAACAGGGGATCGTCCACGTCATCGGCCCGGAGCAGGGGCTGACCCAGCCCGGGACGACCATCGTCTGCGGCGACAGCCACACCTCGACCCACGGCGCCTTCGGCGCGCTCGCGTTCGGCATTGGTACGAGCCAGATCCGGGACGTCCTCGCCACAGGAACCGTAGCGATGGAGAAACAGAAAGTCCGCAAGATCGAGGTCACCGGCGAACTCGCCGAGGGCGTCGAAGCCAAAGACGTCATCCTGGAGATCATCCGACGACTCGGAACCGAAGGCGGCGTCGGCTACGTCTACGAATACGCCGGCGAGGCCATCGAGAACCTCGACATGGAGGGGCGAATGTCGATCTGTAACATGTCGATCGAGGGTGGCGCCCGCGCGGGCTACGTCAACCCCGACGAGACCACCTACGAGTGGCTCGAGGGTCGCAAGCGCGTCCCCGAGGGCGAGGCCTTCGAGGAGCGCAAGGCGTACTGGGAATCGATCCGATCGGACGACGACGCCGAGTACGACGACGTCGTGACGATCGACGGAAGCGAACTCGAACCGGTCGTCACCTGGGGCACGACACCAGGACAGGGCGTCGGCGTCACCGAGCCGATTCCCGAACCCGAGGACCTCCCCGCGGACAAGGTCGAGACGGCTCGCCGCGCCCAGGAGCACATGCGGGTCGAACCGGGCGACACGATGGAGGGCTACCCCATCGACGTGGCCTTCCTGGGTTCGTGTACCAACGCGCGCCTGCCGGACCTCCGGCGGGCCGCTCGGCTCGTGAAGGGCCGGACAGTCGACCCCGACGTCCGTGCGATGGTCGTCCCCGGTAGCCAGCAGGTCAAGCAGGCTGCCGAAGAGGAGGGCCTGGACGAAATCTTCACCGATGCCGGCTTCGACTGGCGCGGTGCCGGCTGTTCGATGTGTCTCGGCATGAACGAAGACCAGCTCGAGGGCGACGAGGCCTGCGCCTCCTCCTCGAACCGGAACTTCGTCGGCCGCCAGGGGAGCAAGGACGGCCGCACAGTACTGATGAACCCCCGGATGGTCGTTGCGGCGGCGATCAACGGAGAAGTGACTGACGTGCGGGCGATCAAGGAGGTGACGGTGAATGAGTAA
- the leuD gene encoding 3-isopropylmalate dehydratase small subunit → MSNQNELEIPSVDSVSGTGVAVRGNDIDTDQIIPARFMKVVTFDGLGEFAFFDQRFDDDDNEKDHPLNEPQNRDASVMVVNANFGCGSSREHAPQALMRWGIDAFIGESFAEIFAGNCLALGMPTLEADTEVVEELQAWVEANPDGEIDVDVADETVTYGGKAVDVRVDDAQRKALVEGVWDTTALMKANAEAVDETAEALSYVEDGKRV, encoded by the coding sequence ATGAGTAACCAGAACGAACTCGAGATTCCGAGCGTCGATTCGGTATCGGGAACGGGCGTCGCCGTTCGCGGCAACGACATCGACACCGACCAGATCATCCCGGCTCGCTTCATGAAGGTCGTCACGTTCGACGGCCTGGGCGAGTTCGCCTTCTTCGATCAGCGGTTCGACGACGACGACAACGAGAAGGACCATCCACTGAACGAGCCACAGAACCGCGACGCCTCGGTGATGGTCGTCAACGCCAACTTCGGCTGTGGCTCCTCGCGCGAGCACGCCCCCCAGGCGCTCATGCGCTGGGGCATCGACGCCTTCATCGGCGAGAGCTTCGCCGAGATCTTCGCGGGGAACTGTCTCGCGCTCGGCATGCCCACCCTCGAGGCCGACACCGAGGTCGTCGAGGAGCTACAGGCGTGGGTCGAAGCGAATCCCGACGGCGAGATCGACGTCGACGTGGCCGACGAGACCGTCACGTACGGCGGGAAGGCGGTCGACGTACGCGTCGACGACGCCCAGCGAAAGGCCCTCGTCGAGGGCGTCTGGGATACCACGGCCCTGATGAAGGCAAACGCCGAGGCCGTCGACGAGACCGCCGAGGCACTCTCGTACGTCGAAGACGGGAAACGAGTGTAG
- a CDS encoding class I SAM-dependent methyltransferase, with translation MPEQAEIQDEWTKIAPEYDEYVTPSNVAIAEQALERVGLQPGMRVLDVAAGSGALSIPTARAGAQVLATDISPAMVEHLEARARDEGLTTLEARVMDGQALELEENTFDVAGSQFGVMLFPDLPRGLDELTRVTRPGGRVLLVTMGPPAEIEFLQFFLGAVKAAVPGFAGLPSDPPPLPFQVADPEKLHEKLSDAGLTKIRVETTNHRLAFHSGAQLWDWVTASNPIGAGLVADLTAEQQDAARTVLDDKLSERSDGSGPAVLNNTVNIGIGTK, from the coding sequence ATGCCCGAACAAGCAGAGATCCAGGACGAATGGACCAAAATCGCGCCGGAGTACGACGAGTACGTAACTCCGTCGAACGTGGCCATCGCGGAACAGGCCCTCGAGCGGGTGGGGCTCCAGCCGGGAATGCGAGTGCTGGACGTCGCGGCCGGCAGTGGCGCGTTGAGCATCCCCACGGCTCGCGCGGGGGCACAGGTGCTGGCGACGGACATCTCCCCCGCCATGGTCGAGCACCTCGAGGCACGTGCGCGTGACGAGGGGCTCACCACCCTGGAGGCCCGCGTCATGGACGGGCAAGCACTCGAACTCGAGGAGAACACCTTCGACGTCGCCGGCTCACAGTTCGGCGTCATGCTGTTTCCCGACCTCCCACGGGGACTGGACGAACTGACGCGCGTTACCAGACCCGGTGGCCGCGTCCTCCTGGTCACGATGGGGCCGCCCGCCGAAATCGAGTTCCTACAGTTCTTCCTCGGTGCCGTGAAAGCCGCCGTCCCAGGTTTCGCGGGCCTTCCGTCAGACCCGCCGCCGTTACCGTTCCAGGTGGCGGATCCCGAGAAGTTGCACGAGAAACTGTCCGACGCCGGCCTCACGAAGATTCGCGTGGAGACGACGAATCATCGGCTGGCGTTCCACTCCGGCGCGCAGCTGTGGGACTGGGTGACCGCCAGCAATCCGATCGGGGCGGGGTTAGTCGCCGACCTGACGGCGGAGCAGCAGGATGCGGCCCGAACGGTGCTGGACGACAAACTGAGCGAGCGTTCCGACGGGAGCGGTCCAGCCGTGTTGAACAACACCGTCAACATCGGTATCGGAACGAAGTGA
- a CDS encoding helix-turn-helix transcriptional regulator yields the protein MDAALEEIDFLARSTHRVGVLEGLTDGARERRDLAAATGASTPTMSRILADFEDRRWIARDGPTYCLTSLGEFVAERFLELREAMEIEHKLRDVWQWLPREMEGFSVDLFTDAVVSYPGPGYPYEPIERLTHLIEGTTRMRGFDSIVFKSINNEAVCQAVLDGMELEYVYSPTALEQTLAWNPERVMEAASCDHCTVLVHDDLPDRSRCGLGVVDDRAGICCHDAETGALTAIIDTDALAAREWAISTFERVRDEARPVESQAFETLVSSDRQR from the coding sequence ATGGATGCTGCCCTCGAAGAGATCGACTTTCTCGCCAGATCCACCCACAGAGTTGGTGTCCTGGAGGGGCTGACCGATGGCGCCCGCGAACGGCGCGATCTCGCCGCCGCGACGGGAGCCTCTACACCGACGATGAGTCGGATTCTCGCCGACTTCGAAGACCGTCGATGGATCGCCCGGGATGGGCCGACCTATTGCCTGACGTCGCTCGGCGAGTTCGTCGCAGAGCGGTTCCTCGAGCTCCGCGAAGCGATGGAAATCGAACACAAGCTCCGCGACGTCTGGCAGTGGCTCCCCCGGGAGATGGAGGGGTTCTCCGTCGACCTCTTCACCGATGCGGTGGTCTCGTACCCCGGCCCTGGGTACCCGTACGAGCCGATCGAACGTCTCACCCACCTCATCGAGGGGACCACTCGAATGCGGGGGTTCGACAGTATCGTGTTCAAGTCGATCAACAACGAGGCGGTGTGCCAGGCCGTCCTCGACGGGATGGAGCTCGAGTACGTGTACTCCCCGACGGCGCTCGAGCAGACCCTCGCCTGGAATCCCGAACGGGTGATGGAAGCCGCATCGTGTGACCACTGCACCGTTCTCGTCCACGACGACCTCCCTGACCGGTCCCGGTGCGGGCTCGGCGTCGTCGACGACCGCGCCGGCATCTGCTGTCACGACGCGGAGACTGGCGCGCTGACGGCCATAATCGATACGGATGCACTGGCGGCTCGAGAGTGGGCCATCTCCACCTTCGAGCGCGTCCGCGACGAGGCGAGGCCAGTCGAGTCGCAAGCGTTCGAGACGCTCGTCTCGTCGGACCGCCAACGGTAG
- a CDS encoding class I SAM-dependent methyltransferase, with protein MTLDEERLNQHVQTAITDFGATAHAPLVVIGDKLGLYDTLAEAGPLTSAELAEKTDTAERYVREWLPSQAAGGYVTYDSETDRYTLTPEQAAVLADETSPAFMVGNFQVALSAARIESQLVEAFRTGEGVGWHEHDADLFHAIEYSWRPQYAANLVDNWIPALEGVDTTLQDGGRIADVGCGHGASTILMAEAYPESTFVGIDPHEPSIAAARERAAEAGVADRVSFEVATAKSYDGASYDFVATFDAFHDMGDPVGAAAHVRETLADDGTWMIVELFANDRVADNLNPMGRAAYSISTLICTPCALDQEAERVLGAQAGETGIQEAVADGGFTRFRRAAETPLNLVFEAKP; from the coding sequence ATGACACTCGACGAAGAACGACTGAACCAGCACGTACAGACAGCGATAACCGACTTCGGAGCGACAGCACATGCGCCGCTCGTCGTCATCGGCGACAAACTCGGCCTGTACGATACGCTCGCCGAAGCGGGCCCACTTACGTCAGCCGAACTGGCCGAGAAAACGGATACCGCGGAACGGTACGTCCGCGAGTGGCTCCCCTCGCAGGCCGCTGGAGGGTACGTCACCTACGATTCGGAGACGGATCGCTACACCCTCACCCCCGAGCAGGCCGCGGTGCTCGCCGACGAAACCAGCCCGGCGTTCATGGTCGGTAACTTCCAGGTCGCTCTGTCGGCGGCCAGGATCGAATCACAACTCGTCGAGGCGTTCCGCACGGGCGAGGGCGTAGGCTGGCACGAACACGACGCGGACCTGTTCCACGCAATCGAGTACTCCTGGCGACCACAGTACGCGGCGAACCTGGTCGACAACTGGATTCCCGCGCTCGAGGGGGTGGACACGACGCTCCAGGACGGTGGGCGCATCGCCGACGTGGGCTGTGGCCACGGCGCCTCGACCATCCTGATGGCGGAGGCGTACCCGGAGTCGACGTTCGTCGGCATCGACCCGCACGAACCCTCGATAGCGGCGGCCCGGGAGCGAGCAGCCGAAGCCGGTGTCGCCGACCGTGTGAGCTTCGAGGTGGCGACGGCCAAGTCGTACGACGGCGCGAGTTACGACTTCGTGGCCACGTTCGACGCCTTCCACGACATGGGAGATCCGGTGGGGGCGGCCGCGCACGTCCGGGAAACGCTCGCCGACGACGGCACGTGGATGATCGTCGAGCTGTTCGCCAACGACCGCGTGGCGGACAACCTCAACCCGATGGGACGGGCAGCCTACTCGATCTCGACGCTGATCTGTACGCCGTGTGCACTCGATCAGGAGGCCGAGCGCGTGCTAGGCGCTCAGGCTGGCGAGACTGGTATTCAGGAAGCCGTCGCCGACGGCGGCTTCACCCGGTTCCGCCGGGCGGCCGAGACGCCCCTGAATCTCGTGTTCGAAGCCAAGCCGTAA
- a CDS encoding helix-turn-helix transcriptional regulator, with protein MATALEDVAFLANSENRVAVLRLLVEAPHSHDEIRDRIGASRVTTARILRELEERNWIARSGQESTATPTGEWVCDEFTRLVGEMEAEHRLREPLQWMPSDLLTFDVQRLRDAELIVLEESDATAIIRRILEFRRSGDRIRGVTRTVAPEFIENDWESTVHGDTHLEMVITPDVLDAIRTHPTSAKQLREMLDETDVHVSVFEDIPISVGIVDGAVGIDLTDEQGVVKGGFVTEDEAVYEWAVDLFESCRDEASPVDPDEATADHSVGVNLARPRERDGPVS; from the coding sequence ATGGCCACTGCACTCGAGGACGTTGCGTTTCTCGCGAACTCGGAGAACCGCGTGGCAGTCTTACGGCTCCTCGTCGAGGCTCCGCACAGTCACGACGAGATACGTGATCGGATCGGTGCATCGCGGGTGACGACCGCGCGCATTCTTCGGGAGCTCGAAGAGCGCAACTGGATCGCACGCTCGGGCCAGGAGTCCACGGCGACACCGACTGGTGAATGGGTGTGTGACGAATTCACGCGCCTGGTGGGCGAGATGGAGGCCGAACATCGGCTGCGTGAACCCCTGCAGTGGATGCCGTCCGACCTTCTGACGTTCGACGTCCAGCGCCTTCGCGATGCCGAACTCATCGTTCTCGAGGAGAGTGACGCGACCGCCATCATTCGACGGATACTCGAATTTCGCCGCTCTGGCGACCGGATTCGGGGCGTTACACGCACGGTCGCCCCGGAGTTCATCGAAAACGACTGGGAGTCGACCGTCCACGGGGACACCCACCTCGAAATGGTAATCACGCCGGACGTCCTCGACGCCATCCGAACTCATCCGACCTCCGCAAAGCAGTTGCGTGAGATGCTCGATGAGACAGATGTCCACGTGTCTGTCTTCGAAGACATCCCGATTTCAGTCGGTATCGTCGACGGCGCGGTGGGAATCGACCTCACTGACGAACAGGGAGTCGTCAAAGGAGGGTTCGTCACTGAGGACGAGGCCGTCTACGAGTGGGCAGTCGACCTCTTCGAATCGTGCCGTGACGAAGCGAGCCCAGTGGATCCTGACGAGGCCACGGCTGACCACTCAGTTGGCGTGAATCTTGCTCGGCCTCGGGAGCGAGACGGGCCCGTGTCGTAG
- a CDS encoding isocitrate/isopropylmalate dehydrogenase family protein — MTHDIAVVPGDGIGQEVTPAALEVLEAIDVDFSFREAAAGDAVKAETGEALPQETYDLVASSDVTLFGAAGETAADVILPLREAVDSFVNVRPARAYPGVDAVRPETDLVFLRENTEGVYAGHETRLSDDLSTLTRVVTDSGSRRLAEYACEFVDDRGLDEFAVVHKANVMRETDGRFRDAVVGVADAEGVETQEVLMDAFATHVCLDPAQFDVVVCPNLAGDVLSDLAAGLVGGLGLLPSANVGPDRALFEPVHGTAPDIAGQGVANPAAAILSAAMLLEYLGHEDEGAAVQEAVEGVLDDGPRTGDLGGDASTDEVTAAVIDRL; from the coding sequence ATGACCCACGACATCGCCGTCGTTCCAGGAGACGGCATCGGCCAGGAAGTGACGCCGGCCGCGCTCGAGGTACTCGAAGCGATAGACGTCGACTTTTCGTTTCGCGAGGCGGCGGCGGGCGACGCCGTGAAGGCGGAGACTGGCGAGGCGCTTCCGCAGGAGACCTACGATCTCGTCGCCTCGAGTGACGTGACGCTCTTCGGCGCGGCGGGCGAGACCGCTGCGGACGTGATTCTTCCACTGCGCGAGGCCGTCGACTCGTTCGTCAACGTTCGGCCCGCCAGGGCGTACCCTGGCGTCGACGCGGTTCGGCCCGAGACGGACCTCGTCTTTCTCCGGGAGAACACCGAGGGGGTCTACGCGGGCCACGAAACCCGGCTGAGCGACGACCTCTCGACGCTGACGCGCGTAGTGACCGACTCGGGCTCGCGACGGCTCGCCGAGTACGCCTGCGAGTTCGTCGACGACCGTGGCCTCGACGAGTTTGCAGTCGTTCACAAGGCCAACGTGATGCGCGAGACGGACGGCCGGTTTCGCGACGCGGTCGTCGGCGTGGCCGACGCGGAGGGCGTGGAGACACAGGAGGTGCTGATGGACGCCTTCGCCACTCACGTCTGTCTCGACCCGGCGCAGTTCGACGTCGTGGTCTGTCCCAACCTCGCGGGCGACGTGCTCTCGGACCTCGCGGCGGGCCTCGTCGGCGGTCTCGGCTTACTCCCGAGCGCGAACGTCGGACCCGACCGAGCGCTCTTCGAACCGGTCCACGGCACCGCTCCCGACATCGCCGGCCAGGGCGTCGCCAACCCCGCCGCCGCCATCCTCTCGGCGGCGATGCTGCTCGAGTACCTCGGCCACGAAGACGAGGGCGCGGCCGTCCAGGAGGCCGTCGAAGGCGTGCTCGATGACGGCCCGCGGACGGGTGACCTCGGTGGCGACGCCTCGACGGACGAGGTGACGGCGGCAGTTATCGATCGACTGTAG
- a CDS encoding GrpB family protein translates to MTDSSPSNDGPPLGLERGTVSLVSHHPGWLDAAAAELECLQEAFERNGVGDQILGYEHVGSTAVPGLAAKPILDLLVLVADLEAVSELQPALERLGYERRANDGVPERAFFAKGPKTDRTHYLSVAPWGSDCHREQVVFRDFLQATPSAAEAYETLKRRLVERHSDDRAAYTDRKEPLVGEILERGASSGYDVGERP, encoded by the coding sequence ATGACGGACTCCAGTCCCTCCAACGACGGCCCACCGCTCGGCCTCGAACGAGGGACCGTCTCCCTCGTTTCACACCACCCGGGATGGCTCGACGCGGCCGCGGCCGAGCTCGAGTGCCTCCAGGAGGCGTTCGAACGGAACGGGGTTGGTGACCAGATTCTCGGATACGAGCACGTCGGCTCGACGGCCGTCCCCGGACTCGCCGCGAAGCCGATCCTGGATCTGCTCGTCCTGGTCGCGGACCTCGAGGCCGTTTCCGAGCTGCAACCGGCGCTCGAGCGCCTCGGATACGAACGTCGAGCGAACGACGGGGTTCCGGAGCGCGCCTTCTTCGCGAAGGGGCCGAAAACCGACCGAACGCACTACCTGTCGGTCGCGCCGTGGGGAAGCGACTGTCACCGCGAGCAGGTGGTCTTTCGGGACTTTCTGCAGGCGACCCCATCCGCGGCCGAGGCATACGAGACGCTCAAGCGACGGCTCGTGGAGCGTCATTCGGATGATCGGGCGGCATACACCGACCGAAAGGAACCACTCGTCGGGGAGATTCTCGAGCGGGGGGCCTCCTCGGGGTACGACGTCGGCGAGCGACCCTGA
- the dph5 gene encoding diphthine synthase — protein MLTFVGLGLYDERSITVEGQDALRNADRAYAEFYTSQLVGTTVESLEDHHDIDVEVRDRAGVEQHPDDILEAAETEDVVFLTAGDTMISTTHVDLRLRAHERGIETRVIHGITAQTATSSLTGLQNYRFGKATTLPFPYAHGADGLPASVTETIEANHEANLHTVVYLDIKAERGEYMTADVAAELLADAYPDLVGVVVARAGSPDPLIEAGTMTDLAGREFGDPLHLLVIPGELHLLEADALCELAGADRDDLEIA, from the coding sequence ATGCTCACGTTCGTCGGACTCGGCCTCTACGACGAGCGGTCGATCACCGTCGAGGGTCAGGACGCCCTCCGGAACGCCGACCGCGCCTACGCCGAGTTCTACACCAGCCAGCTCGTCGGGACCACCGTCGAGTCGCTCGAAGACCACCACGACATCGACGTCGAGGTCCGCGACCGGGCGGGGGTCGAACAACATCCGGACGACATCCTCGAGGCCGCCGAAACCGAGGACGTCGTCTTCCTCACAGCCGGCGACACCATGATCTCGACCACGCACGTCGACCTCCGACTGCGGGCCCACGAACGCGGCATCGAGACTCGCGTGATCCACGGCATTACCGCTCAAACGGCAACCAGTTCGCTCACCGGACTCCAGAACTACCGGTTCGGAAAGGCGACGACTCTCCCGTTCCCCTACGCCCACGGCGCCGATGGGTTGCCGGCCAGCGTCACCGAGACCATCGAGGCGAACCACGAGGCGAACCTGCACACCGTGGTTTACCTGGACATCAAGGCCGAACGCGGCGAGTACATGACCGCCGATGTCGCCGCCGAGTTGCTCGCTGACGCGTACCCCGACCTGGTGGGCGTCGTGGTCGCTCGAGCCGGCAGTCCCGACCCCCTGATCGAGGCGGGGACGATGACCGACCTCGCCGGACGGGAGTTTGGCGACCCGCTCCACCTGCTCGTGATCCCCGGCGAACTGCACCTGCTCGAGGCCGACGCTCTCTGTGAACTGGCGGGGGCGGACCGGGACGACCTCGAGATCGCCTGA